Proteins encoded within one genomic window of Nilaparvata lugens isolate BPH chromosome 11, ASM1435652v1, whole genome shotgun sequence:
- the LOC120353581 gene encoding uncharacterized protein LOC120353581: MCLWMSGYSMKNAFNVNPAALFLLLVITLRASSSPLQDARSGKNYLHDDDEELARKNHHEVPRPKPIHTLTTPLTHGGHYGPNPNYLLHSGYDHHEHLPVHVVDDIHHRPSFPSYHEAPAYPTIFPERPSLVNSHLSSVLAPMVRNIVSNVLISLAHRVSSGIVTGLAAERPPPAYHGAYQSPYHYRPYLDGHKSGDGVSYPYDIDKLEIMDYFNEPSFLQPHPSPEQHSIKDSTLLKPSKKKRPIIMKGVTKKNRESSSDSSELLV; this comes from the exons ATGTGCTTGTGGATGTCCGGATACAGTATGAAGAACGCTTTCAAT GTAAATCCAGCAGCACTCTTCCTACTGCTCGTGATCACGTTGCGTGCATCATCTTCACCTCTTCAAGATGCAAGATCTGGCAAAAACTATCTCCACGATGACGACGAAGAACTTGCCAGGAAAAACCACCATGAAGTGCCAAGACCAAAACCAATCCACACCTTGACCACACCTCTCACCCATGGCGGTCACTATGGACCTAATCCCAACTATCTGTTACATAGTGGATACGACCATCATGAGCATTTACCAGTCCATGTGGTTGATGATATCCACCACAGGCCATCGTTTCCAAGCTACCATGAGGCACCAGCTTACCCCACAATATTCCCTGAACGCCCGAGTCTGGTTAACAGCCATTTAAGCTCAGTGCTTGCTCCTATGGTGAGGAACATTGTGAGTAATGTACTCATAAGCCTCGCTCATCGTGTGTCGAGCGGTATTGTCACGGGATTAGCTGCAG aGAGACCACCTCCAGCATACCATGGTGCCTACCAATCTCCTTACCATTATCGGCCATATTTAGATGGTCATAAGTCCGGCGATGGTGTCAGTTATCCATATGATATagataaacttgaaataatgGACTACTTCAATGAACCCAGCTTCCTCCAGCCACATCCTTCACCAGAGCAACACAGCATCAAGGATTCAACCCTATTGAAACCATCTAAGAAAAAGAGACCAATTATCATGAAAGGCGTGACTAAGAAAAATCGTGAATCATCATCTGATTCTTCAGAACTTCTTGTCTAG
- the LOC111043883 gene encoding uncharacterized protein LOC111043883, translated as MWTKIVITMHFNGYLVVMTIIATFLTSVEPAPSLETPESESPSNLVEEQADVKAAVEPENTTTTDRVREAKSETELDVDELANKTIDADILSNNIHVVRGRTIMSAMNDVYALIFVLLDTLRSNLRSRDLFPLFTRVLDTVIQRFFPPSQGYQYISYN; from the exons ATGTGGACTAAAATAGTTATCACGATGCATTTTAAC gGTTATCTTGTGGTCATGACCATCATTGCAACTTTCCTCACATCAGTAGAACCCGCTCCATCCCTGGAAACGCCCGAAAGTGAGTCTCCATCAAACCTGGTGGAAGAACAAGCTGATGTTAAAGCAGCTGTTGAGCCTGAAAATACCACCACAACAGACAGAGTCCGTGAAGCCAAATCTGAGACCGAATTGGATGTCGATGAACTTGCCAATAAAACTATCGACGCAGACATTCTATCCAATAACATCCATGTGGTGAGAGGAAGAACCATCATGAGTGCTATGAATGATGTCTACGCTCTCATTTTTGTACTTCTCGACACACTCAGGAGTAATCTGAGATCAAGGGACTTGTTCCCACTCTTCACTCGTGTTTTGGATACAGTTATACAGAG GTTCTTCCCTCCTAGCCAAGGTTACCAATATATTTCGTATAACTGA
- the LOC111048353 gene encoding uncharacterized protein LOC111048353: MKRVHSWLALAMMVSLVVAQEVREEPKETSEEGAGEGEGEGEGRILGLGHLIRGGHALADAVVGGVVHGSNYAGTRLQQNLFGGLFAPAMPPVSPFQSPFYSPYYAPNFAPSYAPGFIAPNYAPPGFVRAPGQAPGLHRPGHPGSYQPQFPRQDDPYPLNFDGNEFPVQRSPDDYYIH; encoded by the exons ATGAAGCGAGTGCACAGTTGGCTCGCATTGGCAATGATGGTCTCGCTGGTTGTCGCACAAGAGGTCAGGGAGGAACCGAAAGAGACGTCAGAGGAGGGTgcaggagagggagagggagagggagaaggaaggATCCTTGGCCTGGGTCACTTGATCCGTGGGGGACATGCGTTGGCAGATGCCGTGGTGGGAGGGGTGGTTCATGGAAGTAATTATGCCGGTACAAGGCTGCAGCAGAATTTATTTGGCGG tcTTTTTGCACCAGCAATGCCACCTGTATCACCATTCCAATCTCCCTTCTACAGTCCTTACTATGCACCAAATTTCGCACCAAGCTACGCACCAGGATTTATCGCACCAAACTACGCCCCGCCGGGATTTGTGAGGGCCCCTGGCCAGGCTCCGGGACTCCACAGGCCAGGCCACCCGGGCTCTTATCAGCCCCAATTCCCCCGTCAGGATGATCCTTACCCATTGAACTTCGATGGGAATGAATTCCCTGTCCAAAGATCTCCTGATGATTATTATATACATTGA